The Dehalococcoidia bacterium genome includes a region encoding these proteins:
- a CDS encoding DUF3795 domain-containing protein — translation MKGAGGSSTKAIPSALIAPCGTNCRLCRAYTRDKKACPGCRGDDSLKSKSCVTCRIKNCEKIASGRARYCFSCDSFPCARLNHLDKRYRSKYGMSMIDNLST, via the coding sequence ATGAAAGGAGCAGGAGGAAGTTCAACAAAAGCGATTCCCTCCGCACTGATTGCTCCTTGCGGAACGAACTGCCGCCTCTGCCGGGCCTACACCAGAGATAAAAAAGCATGCCCCGGTTGCCGGGGTGACGACAGTCTCAAATCAAAGTCCTGCGTCACGTGCCGGATCAAGAACTGCGAGAAAATAGCGAGCGGTCGAGCCAGATACTGCTTCAGTTGCGACAGCTTTCCTTGCGCCAGGCTGAATCACCTGGACAAACGTTACCGAAGCAAGTATGGCATGAGTATGATTGACAATCTCAGCACATAG